One window from the genome of Bacillus weihaiensis encodes:
- a CDS encoding recombinase family protein: MKFGYARVSTQDQSLSLQLDALNHYEVDQIFEEKESGKRKNRPQLDELLKVLRKGDTVVVYKLDRISRSTKHLIELMEQFEAKGIHFVSIQDKIDTTTAMGRFFFRMLASIAELERDIISERTKDGLVAARARGRNGGRPKVESKKIMLATKMYESKDYSLSQIKEATGIGATTLYRYLGKKELSSEDV, translated from the coding sequence TTGAAATTTGGATATGCTCGGGTAAGTACGCAAGATCAGTCCTTATCATTACAACTTGATGCTTTGAATCATTATGAAGTAGATCAGATTTTTGAAGAAAAAGAATCTGGAAAGAGGAAAAACCGTCCTCAATTGGACGAGCTTCTTAAAGTTCTGCGTAAGGGCGACACAGTGGTTGTCTATAAATTAGATCGTATCAGTAGGAGTACCAAACATTTAATCGAACTCATGGAACAGTTTGAAGCTAAAGGAATCCACTTTGTGTCTATTCAAGATAAAATTGACACAACAACAGCTATGGGGCGATTCTTTTTCAGAATGTTGGCTAGTATAGCTGAATTAGAACGGGATATCATTAGTGAACGAACAAAAGATGGGCTCGTGGCAGCTAGAGCTAGGGGAAGAAATGGAGGTAGACCGAAGGTTGAATCAAAAAAAATCATGCTTGCCACGAAGATGTATGAAAGTAAAGACTACTCCTTATCTCAAATTAAAGAAGCCACAGGAATAGGAGCAACAACGTTATATCGTTACTTAGGAAAGAAAGAACTATCCAGCGAGGATGTGTAA